A region of the Gammaproteobacteria bacterium genome:
TTGATTTCCTGGCGGTGATTCGAGTGCATCTGGACCAGGCGTCCAATACGCTCTTTCTTGCCTTTTGTAGAATTGAGCACCGCCAATCCGGTCTCTAGCACACCAGAATAAACGCGGAAGAATACCAAGGTACCGACGAACGGGTCTGTCGCAATTTTAAATGCAAGCGCTGAGAACGGCTCATCATCGCTGGCTTTGCGCTCGGCCGGCTGACCATCCAATGTTTCCCCTTTGACGGGCGGAATATCGATTGGTGAGGGGAGGTATTCCACCACAGCGTCCAACATCGCCTGAACGCCTTTATTCTTGAATGCAGAGCCACACAACGCTGGCACAATTTCGTTATTCAGCGTGCGAATGCGCAGACCACGCTTGATCTCTTCCTCACTGAGCTCACCACCCTCTAAGTACTTGTCCATGAGCTCTTCATCAGCCTCAGCAGCGGCTTCAATCATTTGCTCACGCAATTCCTGCGCCTTATCAACCAGATGCGCCGGAATATCTTTTAGCTCGTAGGTCATTCCTTTATCCGCTTCGTTCCAATATATTGCCTTGAAACGAATCAGATCAATGACCCCTTCGAATTCGTCTTCTGCCCCAATGTTCAGTTGAATAGGGACAGGATTCGCACCAAGACGCTCGCGAATCTGTTCCACAACACGCAAAAAGTCCGCCCCGGCTCGGTCCATCTTGTTGACAAACACCATGCGGGGAACGCCGTATTTGTCCGCTTGGCGCCATACGGTTTCGGATTGCGGTTCTACACCTGAGGTACCACAGAACACGACCACCGCACCGTCGAGCACACGCAGCGAACGTTCGACCTCAATCGTAAAGTCAACGTGGCCGGGCGTATCGATAATATTGATTCGGTGTTGCGGGAATTGTTGATTCATTCCCGACCAGAAGGTCGTCGTTGCCGCTGATGTGATGGTAATCCCGCGCTCCTGCTCTTGTTCCATCCAGTCCATGGTGGCCGCACCATCGTGTACTTCACCAATTTTGTGCGATAAACCGGTGTAATACAAAATGCGCTCGGTGGTAGTGGTTTTACCAGCATCTACGTGCGCA
Encoded here:
- the fusA gene encoding elongation factor G is translated as MARKTPIERYRNIGICAHVDAGKTTTTERILYYTGLSHKIGEVHDGAATMDWMEQEQERGITITSAATTTFWSGMNQQFPQHRINIIDTPGHVDFTIEVERSLRVLDGAVVVFCGTSGVEPQSETVWRQADKYGVPRMVFVNKMDRAGADFLRVVEQIRERLGANPVPIQLNIGAEDEFEGVIDLIRFKAIYWNEADKGMTYELKDIPAHLVDKAQELREQMIEAAAEADEELMDKYLEGGELSEEEIKRGLRIRTLNNEIVPALCGSAFKNKGVQAMLDAVVEYLPSPIDIPPVKGETLDGQPAERKASDDEPFSALAFKIATDPFVGTLVFFRVYSGVLETGLAVLNSTKGKKERIGRLVQMHSNHRQEIKACYAGDIAATVGLKDITTGDTFCDPDNPIVLERMEFPEPVISVAVEPKTKADQEKMGIALQKLAQEDPSFRVHTDHETGQTIISGMGELHLDIIVDRMRREFKVEANVGKPQVAYREAIRKTVEVEGKFVRQSGGRGQYGHVWLRLEPLERGAGYEFAEEIVGGVVPKEYFQAIDKGIQEQMENGVLAGYPVIDMKATLFDGSYHDVDSSEMAFKIAASMAVKEGVLKADPVLLEPIMKVEVVTPEDYMGDVMGDLNRRRGIVQGMDDTPAGKTIRALVPLAEMFGYATDLRSMSQGRATYTMQFDHYGECPANIAEAVIKQRQGE